A single Oleidesulfovibrio alaskensis DSM 16109 DNA region contains:
- a CDS encoding FKBP-type peptidyl-prolyl cis-trans isomerase produces MAIKNGDTVRVHYTGTLDDGTVFDSSRDREPLEFTMGEGMLIPGFEAALMGLAAGDTTKTTIQPEDAYGEPNDELILAVAREQVPDHITPEVGLMLQVQTEEGMMDVTITDVTDEQVVLDANHPLAGESLTFEIEVMEVL; encoded by the coding sequence ATGGCAATCAAAAACGGCGACACCGTGCGTGTCCACTATACAGGAACTCTTGATGACGGCACGGTGTTCGACTCATCCCGCGACCGTGAACCGCTGGAATTCACCATGGGCGAAGGTATGCTCATTCCCGGTTTTGAAGCGGCTCTGATGGGTCTTGCCGCTGGCGATACCACCAAGACCACCATCCAGCCCGAAGACGCCTACGGCGAGCCCAATGACGAACTCATTCTGGCCGTTGCGCGTGAGCAGGTGCCCGACCACATCACCCCCGAAGTGGGTCTGATGCTGCAGGTGCAGACTGAAGAAGGCATGATGGATGTGACCATCACCGACGTAACCGACGAACAGGTCGTGCTGGACGCCAACCACCCGCTGGCCGGCGAATCCCTGACCTTCGAAATAGAAGTGATGGAAGTTCTCTAA
- the feoB gene encoding ferrous iron transport protein B, whose amino-acid sequence MKITTIALAGNPNSGKTTAFNALTGARQHVGNYPGITVDKKEGRVRLDGREVHIIDLPGTYSLTAYTQEELVARSYVVDERPDVVVDVLNSAALERNLYLAVQFLEMGVPVALGLNMMDEARKQGIEIDVARLSRTLGVPVRETVARSGEGVKELLQDAVEFGDSRSKQPWTPLEISYGADIDPVLRAMTARIESEKFLDKYPARWVAIKYIEGDEEMMRLGRDAGPLALELEAQVKEVADHLQSTLNTYPEAVIADYRYGFIASVLRDGVVKRRDEMTDRIQFSDRLDKVLTHQLFGPLIMLGLLYLIYEITFAIGEIPMGWVEEMFGWLNETASAALPDGLLKSLIVSGIIDGVGGVMGFVPLILFMFLQIAFLEDSGYMARIAYMLDRVFRMFGLHGCSVMPFIVSGGIAGGCAVPGVMATRTLRSRKEKLATLITAPFMACGAKVPVFILFVGIFFADNEAAVMFSLTLGGWVAALLVARLLRSTLIKGESTPFVMELPPYRIPTLRGLLIHTWERTWQYIKKAGTVILAISILLWVAMTFPELPDTQVAQFESQRQLITGQMEAAEAEGHDVAPMEEALAAVDAEEAMAGLRYSAAGRVGTAIESVTSVAGFDWRTNIALVGGIAAKEVIVSTLGTAYSLGEVDPEESGSLAERIANDPSWNPARALALMLFVLLYAPCFVAVVAIKQEAGSWGWAGFSVVFNTILAFAVATVVYQIGSL is encoded by the coding sequence ATGAAAATTACTACCATTGCACTTGCCGGTAACCCGAACTCCGGCAAAACCACGGCTTTTAACGCACTGACAGGCGCCCGCCAGCATGTGGGCAACTATCCGGGCATCACCGTGGATAAAAAAGAGGGCAGAGTGCGCCTTGATGGACGGGAAGTGCACATCATCGACCTTCCGGGCACGTACTCTCTTACCGCCTATACGCAGGAAGAACTGGTTGCCCGCAGCTATGTGGTGGACGAACGCCCCGATGTGGTGGTGGACGTGCTCAACTCGGCTGCGCTTGAGCGTAACCTGTATCTTGCCGTGCAGTTTCTTGAAATGGGCGTACCCGTGGCGCTCGGGCTGAACATGATGGACGAAGCCCGCAAGCAGGGTATCGAGATTGACGTGGCCCGTCTTTCCAGAACTCTGGGTGTGCCCGTGCGCGAAACCGTTGCCCGTAGCGGCGAGGGCGTGAAAGAACTGCTTCAGGATGCCGTGGAATTCGGCGATTCCCGCAGCAAGCAGCCATGGACTCCGCTGGAGATTTCTTACGGGGCAGACATCGACCCTGTGCTGCGCGCCATGACTGCGCGTATCGAGTCGGAAAAATTTCTTGATAAATACCCCGCACGCTGGGTGGCCATCAAATATATCGAAGGCGACGAGGAAATGATGCGTCTCGGCCGTGATGCCGGTCCGCTGGCGCTGGAGCTGGAAGCGCAGGTCAAGGAAGTGGCCGACCACCTGCAGAGCACGCTCAATACATACCCCGAAGCTGTCATAGCCGACTACCGCTACGGGTTCATTGCTTCCGTGCTGCGTGACGGCGTGGTGAAGCGCCGCGACGAGATGACGGACCGTATTCAGTTTTCCGACCGTCTTGACAAAGTGCTTACCCATCAGCTGTTCGGCCCGCTGATCATGCTGGGGCTGCTGTACCTTATTTATGAAATTACCTTCGCCATCGGTGAAATTCCCATGGGCTGGGTGGAAGAAATGTTCGGCTGGCTTAACGAGACCGCCTCTGCCGCACTGCCCGACGGCCTGCTGAAATCGCTTATCGTATCCGGCATCATAGACGGCGTGGGCGGTGTCATGGGGTTTGTGCCGCTTATTCTGTTCATGTTCCTGCAGATCGCGTTTCTGGAAGACTCCGGCTACATGGCGCGTATCGCCTATATGCTGGACAGGGTCTTCCGCATGTTCGGCCTGCACGGCTGCTCGGTAATGCCGTTCATCGTTTCCGGCGGTATTGCCGGCGGTTGTGCCGTGCCCGGCGTTATGGCCACGCGCACCCTGCGCAGCCGCAAGGAAAAACTGGCCACGCTCATCACGGCGCCTTTCATGGCCTGCGGTGCAAAAGTGCCTGTATTCATTCTTTTTGTGGGTATTTTCTTTGCCGATAATGAAGCGGCTGTCATGTTCTCGCTGACGCTGGGCGGCTGGGTGGCGGCGCTGCTTGTGGCACGCCTGCTGCGCTCCACGCTTATCAAAGGCGAATCCACTCCCTTTGTCATGGAACTGCCTCCCTACCGTATTCCCACGCTGCGCGGACTGCTCATTCACACATGGGAGCGTACGTGGCAGTACATTAAAAAAGCGGGTACCGTTATTCTGGCCATTTCCATTCTGCTCTGGGTTGCCATGACCTTTCCGGAGCTGCCTGATACTCAGGTGGCGCAGTTTGAAAGCCAGCGGCAGCTTATAACCGGTCAGATGGAAGCAGCCGAGGCCGAAGGCCATGATGTGGCCCCCATGGAAGAAGCCCTTGCCGCAGTGGATGCGGAAGAAGCCATGGCCGGACTGCGGTACTCCGCAGCGGGACGTGTGGGCACTGCCATTGAATCCGTAACCTCTGTGGCCGGCTTTGACTGGCGTACCAACATTGCTCTGGTGGGCGGCATCGCGGCCAAGGAAGTTATCGTATCCACACTGGGCACCGCGTATTCACTGGGCGAGGTTGACCCCGAAGAAAGCGGCAGTCTGGCAGAACGCATAGCCAACGACCCGTCGTGGAATCCCGCCCGTGCGCTGGCGCTCATGCTCTTTGTGCTGCTGTACGCTCCGTGCTTTGTGGCTGTGGTAGCCATCAAGCAGGAGGCCGGTTCGTGGGGCTGGGCAGGGTTCAGCGTTGTCTTCAACACCATTCTGGCTTTTGCGGTGGCCACGGTGGTGTACCAGATAGGGTCGCTATAA
- a CDS encoding FeoA family protein, with translation MSQSIPMRQLKVGQRARIVSVSAGGELGRRIRDMGLVAGAELEIMGRAPLQDPVALRLKGFTLSLRNNEADYITVEAV, from the coding sequence ATGAGTCAGTCAATTCCGATGCGCCAGCTCAAGGTCGGGCAACGGGCCCGCATTGTTTCTGTAAGCGCAGGCGGAGAACTGGGCCGCCGCATACGTGATATGGGGCTGGTTGCCGGTGCGGAGCTTGAAATCATGGGCAGGGCTCCGCTGCAGGATCCGGTGGCGCTGCGTCTGAAAGGCTTCACCCTGTCGCTGCGCAACAACGAGGCAGACTACATCACAGTGGAAGCAGTGTAG
- a CDS encoding FeoB-associated Cys-rich membrane protein: MNWETAVVAVIVLLAVVYLVYRYTRKRSGGCGCGCSGGCGSGQIKDIKGKSSSQHTCCGGANHK, translated from the coding sequence ATGAACTGGGAGACAGCCGTTGTGGCGGTCATTGTGTTGCTGGCGGTGGTGTATCTGGTTTACAGGTACACGCGCAAGCGGTCCGGCGGATGCGGCTGCGGATGCAGCGGCGGATGCGGCAGCGGGCAGATAAAGGATATCAAAGGCAAGTCTTCTTCGCAGCACACCTGCTGCGGCGGAGCCAATCATAAATAG
- a CDS encoding FeoA family protein translates to MGCQCKLNQVAVGEKVRVSALGDCPKARGRLCALGLTPGTEVEVCSRNGGPRNGGPCSVKVRNCCVVLGNGMADQVLCEPLCDTADADRAAVHP, encoded by the coding sequence ATGGGTTGTCAGTGTAAGCTGAATCAGGTTGCGGTTGGTGAAAAGGTACGTGTAAGCGCGCTGGGCGACTGCCCCAAAGCACGGGGCAGGCTGTGCGCGCTGGGGCTGACCCCCGGCACGGAAGTGGAAGTGTGCTCGCGCAACGGCGGCCCGCGTAATGGCGGACCCTGCAGCGTGAAAGTACGCAACTGCTGCGTTGTGCTGGGTAACGGCATGGCCGATCAGGTGCTGTGCGAACCCCTGTGCGATACCGCCGATGCCGACCGTGCTGCGGTGCACCCTTAA
- a CDS encoding response regulator — MPKTVVIVEDMGIVREGVRALLGGCPGYRIAGEASDGIEALQVVERCAPDVVLMDIGMPRMDGADAIREIKRRFPRTKVIALTAHNKSALIFRTLHAGADGYMLKTGNCETLVGAIQTVLEGRRYISPDISQSLIDSLAGSDPMDFANPIDTISVREKQVLKLIARGMGNKEIAAELCISHKTVEKHKASLKRKLRVNSNAEMATLSMEYGLLEP; from the coding sequence ATGCCGAAAACAGTTGTCATTGTAGAGGACATGGGCATTGTCCGCGAAGGGGTGCGTGCGCTGTTGGGCGGCTGCCCCGGGTACCGTATTGCCGGAGAAGCCTCTGACGGCATAGAGGCCCTGCAGGTCGTGGAGCGGTGCGCTCCGGACGTGGTGCTGATGGATATAGGCATGCCGCGCATGGACGGTGCAGACGCCATACGCGAAATCAAGCGCCGTTTTCCCCGCACAAAAGTCATAGCCCTGACCGCGCATAACAAAAGCGCGCTCATTTTCCGCACGCTTCATGCCGGGGCAGACGGATACATGCTGAAAACCGGCAACTGTGAAACACTGGTCGGCGCCATACAGACGGTGCTTGAGGGACGGCGGTATATCAGCCCCGACATTTCCCAGTCGCTCATCGACTCGTTAGCGGGTTCAGACCCCATGGATTTCGCCAATCCCATCGACACGATATCTGTCAGAGAAAAACAGGTGCTCAAGCTGATAGCCAGAGGCATGGGCAACAAAGAAATCGCAGCGGAGCTGTGCATCAGCCACAAGACCGTGGAAAAACACAAAGCCAGCCTCAAACGTAAACTGAGAGTGAACAGCAACGCGGAGATGGCCACGCTGTCCATGGAGTACGGTCTGCTGGAACCCTGA
- a CDS encoding Hpt domain-containing protein: MHTAVTRQVPAALHHLLPALLDEARRLLRAVTDAMSAGAFQDGADAAHSLKGAAMQYGWVDMAQAAYGLEQALIVRDRQECMRHAAVAGALLDTACEALEAR; encoded by the coding sequence ATGCATACGGCTGTGACGCGGCAGGTGCCCGCCGCTTTGCATCATCTGCTGCCCGCCCTGCTGGATGAGGCCCGCAGGCTGCTGCGTGCCGTAACCGATGCCATGTCGGCCGGGGCTTTTCAGGACGGTGCGGATGCCGCTCATTCATTGAAAGGCGCCGCCATGCAATACGGATGGGTCGATATGGCGCAGGCGGCTTACGGGCTGGAACAGGCGCTGATTGTGCGGGACAGGCAGGAATGCATGCGTCATGCGGCGGTTGCGGGTGCCCTGCTGGATACAGCCTGCGAAGCGCTGGAAGCACGGTAA
- a CDS encoding Fur family transcriptional regulator, which translates to MKDPLQVFTDYIVANGLKMTPQRMLIVDVFLREDGHLTTEELYEKVKREDPSVGQATVYRTMKLLSESGIAKEVRFGDGVARYEQKYGSKHHDHLICETCGRNIEVLDEHIELLQEELAAKHGFVLTSHRMYLYGECRECRDKKKKKS; encoded by the coding sequence ATGAAAGATCCGTTACAGGTATTCACGGATTACATCGTTGCCAACGGCCTGAAAATGACCCCGCAACGGATGTTGATTGTGGATGTGTTTCTGCGGGAGGATGGCCACCTTACCACCGAGGAGTTGTACGAGAAGGTCAAGCGTGAAGACCCTTCCGTGGGACAGGCCACTGTGTACCGCACCATGAAGCTGCTCAGCGAATCGGGCATAGCCAAGGAAGTCCGCTTCGGCGACGGGGTGGCCAGGTATGAGCAGAAGTACGGCAGCAAGCACCATGACCATCTTATCTGCGAAACCTGCGGCAGAAATATCGAGGTGCTGGACGAGCACATTGAGCTGCTTCAGGAAGAGCTGGCCGCGAAACACGGCTTTGTGCTGACCAGCCACAGGATGTACCTGTACGGTGAGTGCAGAGAATGCCGTGACAAAAAAAAGAAGAAATCATAA
- a CDS encoding insulinase family protein has product MHKHGFTLVEEREIKELSSRARLWRHDATGAALLSMSNDDENKVFGVSFRTPPHDSTGVAHILEHSVLCGSEKYPVKEPFVELLKGSLQTFLNAFTYPDKTCYPVASTNLADFYNLVDVYLDAAFFPRITPEIFQQEGWHYETAQDGTLTYKGVVFNEMKGVYSSAESILAERSQQALFPDITYGLDSGGNPEHIPDLTYEAFKAFHETYYHPANARFYFWGDDPEDRRLAVLSQLLDRFGPLDVQSEVPLQQTFDTPKRLEVPYAAGADSDRRGMMTVNWLLPETSDAETNFALQMLDHILVGLPASPLRKALIESGLGEDLAGGGLENELRQLYFSTGLKGIDPADEEQISSLIFSVLRGLAEDGVPAASIEAAMNTVEFDLRENNTGRFPVGLAVMTRALTTWLYDGDPFSQLAFEKPVNAIRARVAAGEPVFENLIRRWLLDNTHRATVVLVPAENSDKARAEREKSRLAAVRASLDEQGLEAVRANAEKLRRMQEEPDTPEALSTIPRLGLHDLAVVNTPIPAQESPLDGMRLITHDIDAKGILYVDAGFSLNRIPAGLVPLVPLLGRAMVEMGTSRYDFVEMGMRIACKTGGIDADSVVLTRVDDRTPDARLFVQGKATQANAAALFELMRDVLLDAQLDQKERFRSILLEEKARMEHRLVPAGHMVVMSRLRSHFGKSGWLGEQMDGLAALEYLRELVRRVDEDWNGVLADLTAVRQALVGRAGAVLNMTGSGSTLAAAMPHASSFAASLPEGQDVPPAWFADIRPVHEALCVPSQVNYVGKAADLYSLGYRYHGSANVIFKHLRMAWLWDKVRVQGGAYGAFCAFDRASGVLAQVSYRDPNLEATLDVYDRSAEYLRSLSLTKDELVTSVVGAIGELDAHMLPHDRGMASLARTLTGDTEERRQQMRDEILSTTPEDFVRFADVLAEAARTGTVCVLGGAGVEEAAERNGWAVKSIM; this is encoded by the coding sequence TTGCACAAGCATGGTTTTACACTGGTAGAAGAACGCGAGATAAAAGAGCTTTCCAGCAGAGCGCGGTTGTGGCGGCACGATGCCACCGGTGCCGCGCTGCTTTCCATGTCCAACGACGACGAAAACAAGGTCTTCGGGGTGAGCTTCCGCACACCGCCGCACGATTCCACGGGTGTCGCGCATATTCTGGAGCACTCGGTCTTGTGCGGGTCAGAAAAATACCCTGTGAAAGAACCTTTTGTGGAATTGCTCAAAGGTTCTCTGCAGACGTTCCTCAATGCGTTCACCTATCCCGACAAAACGTGCTATCCGGTTGCCAGTACCAATCTGGCCGATTTTTACAACCTTGTGGACGTGTATCTGGACGCCGCGTTTTTCCCGCGGATCACTCCCGAAATATTTCAGCAGGAAGGCTGGCATTACGAGACGGCGCAGGACGGCACGCTGACCTACAAAGGCGTGGTCTTCAACGAGATGAAGGGCGTGTATTCGTCTGCTGAAAGCATTCTTGCCGAACGTTCGCAGCAGGCGCTTTTTCCTGACATAACCTACGGGCTCGATTCCGGAGGTAATCCGGAACATATTCCGGATCTGACGTATGAGGCGTTCAAGGCGTTTCATGAAACGTACTACCATCCTGCCAACGCACGTTTTTATTTCTGGGGCGATGATCCGGAAGACCGTCGTCTGGCCGTGCTGTCGCAGTTGCTGGACCGTTTCGGTCCGCTGGATGTTCAGTCCGAAGTGCCGCTGCAGCAGACATTTGATACGCCGAAACGTCTGGAAGTACCGTACGCCGCCGGTGCGGACAGCGACAGGCGGGGCATGATGACCGTCAACTGGCTGCTGCCGGAAACATCCGACGCGGAGACCAACTTTGCCCTGCAGATGCTTGACCACATTCTGGTGGGGTTGCCTGCCTCGCCGCTGCGCAAGGCGCTCATAGAGTCGGGACTGGGTGAAGATCTTGCCGGAGGCGGACTGGAAAATGAACTGCGGCAGCTGTATTTTTCCACCGGACTCAAAGGGATAGACCCCGCAGATGAGGAACAGATCAGCAGTCTGATTTTTTCGGTGCTGCGCGGGCTGGCCGAAGACGGCGTGCCTGCCGCCAGCATCGAGGCTGCCATGAACACGGTGGAATTCGATCTGCGCGAAAACAATACGGGCCGTTTTCCCGTGGGGCTGGCGGTGATGACCCGCGCGCTGACCACGTGGCTTTATGACGGCGATCCTTTTTCGCAGCTGGCATTTGAAAAGCCCGTCAACGCCATCAGGGCGCGTGTGGCCGCCGGTGAGCCCGTGTTTGAAAATCTTATCCGCCGCTGGCTGCTGGACAACACGCACAGGGCCACGGTGGTGCTGGTGCCTGCTGAAAACAGCGACAAAGCCCGTGCGGAAAGAGAAAAGTCGCGGCTGGCCGCTGTGCGTGCCTCGCTGGATGAGCAGGGGCTTGAGGCCGTGCGCGCCAATGCCGAAAAACTGCGCCGCATGCAGGAAGAACCTGATACTCCCGAGGCGCTGTCCACCATACCGCGGTTGGGGCTGCATGACCTTGCCGTCGTCAATACGCCCATACCGGCACAGGAATCGCCGCTGGACGGCATGCGTCTGATAACGCACGACATTGACGCCAAAGGTATTCTGTATGTCGATGCAGGGTTCAGCCTGAACAGGATTCCCGCGGGACTGGTGCCGCTGGTGCCGCTGCTGGGCAGGGCCATGGTGGAAATGGGCACATCGCGGTATGATTTTGTGGAGATGGGCATGCGCATAGCCTGCAAGACAGGCGGTATAGATGCCGACAGCGTGGTGCTGACCCGTGTGGACGACCGTACTCCCGATGCCCGTCTGTTTGTGCAGGGCAAGGCGACGCAGGCTAACGCCGCAGCGTTGTTTGAACTGATGCGCGATGTGCTGCTGGACGCGCAGCTTGACCAGAAAGAGCGCTTCCGGTCCATTCTGCTGGAAGAAAAAGCGCGTATGGAGCACCGTCTGGTACCTGCCGGACATATGGTGGTCATGTCGCGTCTGCGGTCGCATTTCGGCAAAAGCGGCTGGCTGGGTGAACAGATGGACGGTCTGGCTGCGCTGGAATACCTGCGCGAACTTGTGCGGCGTGTTGATGAAGACTGGAACGGCGTGCTGGCCGACCTGACGGCCGTCCGTCAGGCGCTGGTGGGCAGAGCCGGTGCGGTGCTCAACATGACGGGCAGCGGATCAACACTGGCAGCGGCCATGCCGCATGCATCGTCTTTTGCCGCTTCGCTGCCCGAAGGACAGGATGTACCCCCGGCCTGGTTTGCCGATATCCGTCCTGTGCATGAGGCACTGTGCGTCCCGTCGCAGGTTAACTACGTGGGCAAGGCGGCCGACCTTTACAGTCTGGGGTACCGGTATCACGGTTCGGCCAATGTGATTTTCAAGCATCTGCGCATGGCCTGGCTGTGGGACAAGGTGAGGGTGCAGGGCGGGGCCTACGGTGCTTTCTGCGCCTTTGACCGTGCAAGCGGTGTTCTGGCACAGGTGTCGTACCGCGACCCCAATCTGGAAGCCACGCTTGACGTGTATGACCGCAGCGCTGAATATCTGCGTTCGCTGTCTCTGACAAAGGATGAGCTGGTCACCTCGGTGGTGGGAGCCATCGGCGAACTGGACGCCCATATGCTGCCCCATGACCGCGGCATGGCATCGCTGGCGCGCACACTGACGGGTGATACGGAAGAACGCCGCCAGCAGATGCGTGATGAGATTCTGTCCACCACCCCCGAAGACTTTGTCCGCTTTGCCGATGTGCTGGCCGAGGCGGCCCGGACAGGCACTGTGTGCGTTCTGGGCGGGGCCGGAGTGGAAGAGGCTGCGGAGCGGAACGGCTGGGCAGTGAAGAGCATTATGTAA
- a CDS encoding GGDEF domain-containing protein → MLTTRAVSLLQALRRPLQGAALGLGAPLGWFVIRWLCDIHPQHPLYERWLFAYMLVGTVLVFMLFGLIIGRHERRFAGLCLIDPLTSLFNKRHFDLRLGQEVARHQREDSPMCVIMLDLDHFKKVNDTLGHQAGDVVLMAVASTLRGCVRTEDVLARVGGEEFAVVVPRTDMHGGAALAERIRAAVEEQIIPVGGGRETTIRVSLGVACMEAGSVPVLPHDLMEQADEALYRAKANGRNRVELAAPAAEKGA, encoded by the coding sequence ATGCTGACGACCAGAGCCGTTTCGCTGTTGCAGGCCCTGCGCAGGCCCCTGCAGGGTGCCGCACTGGGGCTGGGTGCCCCTCTTGGCTGGTTTGTCATCAGGTGGTTGTGCGATATCCATCCTCAGCATCCGCTTTATGAACGCTGGCTGTTTGCCTACATGCTTGTGGGTACCGTGCTGGTATTCATGCTGTTCGGCCTTATCATCGGCAGGCACGAACGCCGGTTTGCCGGTCTCTGTCTTATCGATCCTCTCACTTCTCTTTTCAACAAGCGTCATTTTGATCTGCGGCTGGGGCAGGAAGTGGCCCGCCATCAGCGCGAGGACTCACCCATGTGTGTCATCATGCTCGATCTTGATCACTTCAAAAAAGTCAACGACACGCTGGGCCATCAGGCCGGTGACGTGGTGCTGATGGCTGTGGCTTCCACACTGCGTGGCTGTGTGCGCACCGAAGACGTGCTGGCGCGCGTGGGTGGCGAAGAATTTGCCGTGGTGGTGCCGCGTACGGACATGCACGGTGGCGCCGCGCTGGCGGAACGCATACGCGCGGCTGTGGAAGAGCAGATAATTCCTGTGGGCGGCGGACGCGAGACCACCATAAGGGTGTCGCTGGGCGTGGCCTGTATGGAAGCCGGATCGGTGCCTGTATTGCCTCATGACCTTATGGAACAAGCGGATGAGGCTTTGTACAGGGCCAAGGCAAACGGCAGAAACCGTGTGGAACTGGCCGCCCCCGCGGCGGAGAAAGGAGCGTGA
- a CDS encoding isoamylase early set domain-containing protein, which translates to MSLSKQFLKTKPRCRVRFRLPAEAVSGVQHVAVVGDFNGWDETSTPMKRLKDGSFSVEVGLETGRQYQFRYLADGSRWLNDDAADAYVWCEFARTENSVVEL; encoded by the coding sequence ATGTCACTTAGCAAACAGTTTCTGAAAACGAAGCCCCGTTGCAGGGTGCGCTTCCGTCTGCCCGCCGAAGCGGTTTCCGGCGTGCAGCATGTTGCCGTGGTGGGTGACTTTAACGGCTGGGATGAAACTTCCACCCCCATGAAGCGTCTCAAGGACGGTTCTTTTTCGGTTGAGGTGGGGCTGGAAACCGGGCGGCAGTATCAGTTCCGCTATCTGGCCGACGGTTCCCGGTGGCTTAATGACGATGCTGCGGATGCCTATGTCTGGTGCGAGTTTGCCCGCACAGAGAATTCCGTGGTGGAACTGTAG
- a CDS encoding helix-turn-helix domain-containing protein — MKKTTFTVGEAAELLSCHKETIRRAIKDGSLRAAQLGRGYRISRADLEAFWTAKGGGSLFEQEPPEGTAPAPPEPARKEKPKKPKGPEQLTLPTS; from the coding sequence ATGAAAAAAACAACGTTCACAGTAGGCGAAGCCGCAGAGCTTCTGAGCTGCCATAAAGAGACCATCAGGCGCGCCATAAAAGACGGCAGCCTGAGGGCCGCGCAGCTGGGACGCGGGTACCGCATTTCCCGGGCCGATCTTGAAGCTTTCTGGACGGCAAAAGGCGGAGGATCTCTTTTTGAACAGGAGCCGCCCGAAGGCACTGCGCCTGCCCCGCCCGAGCCTGCACGCAAAGAAAAGCCGAAGAAACCCAAAGGTCCGGAGCAGCTGACCCTGCCCACTTCGTAA
- a CDS encoding ATP-binding protein — translation MPAETHFAPARRSTLPELARQRRLFADETLVTLLDSVTDIVVILNDTRQIVFANRNLLSLLGEKTADRVIGMRPGELFSCEHACCTAAGCGTSPACHSCEAVHAILCGLSGRRREAECRITKREDEVLVAYDLKICASPLTVHDEHFVLFAIHDISDEKRRRALERIFFHDILNTAGGLQNLAQMILEEVPLDLKGESLLMHRFSKELVDEIMAQRLLLAAESDELSIRPARLCLAELMNDVLESVQQMEMAQGVHFDVQAPAESLMIESDQTLLRRVMLNMLKNAMEASPQDGCVAVGCCPADGGAEFYTRNDCVIPEAHRWLVFQRSFSTKGTGRGLGTYSMKLLTNNYLKGSVGFESREGEGTTFRLWLPAVLS, via the coding sequence ATGCCTGCTGAAACACACTTTGCCCCCGCACGACGCAGTACATTGCCGGAGCTTGCACGCCAGCGCAGGCTTTTTGCAGATGAAACACTGGTCACACTGCTCGATTCAGTAACGGATATTGTCGTTATTCTTAATGATACAAGACAGATTGTTTTTGCCAACCGCAATCTGTTGTCTCTGCTGGGTGAAAAAACTGCAGACAGGGTGATAGGCATGCGCCCGGGCGAACTGTTTTCGTGCGAACACGCCTGCTGCACTGCGGCCGGATGCGGCACCTCGCCCGCATGCCACAGCTGTGAAGCCGTGCACGCCATACTGTGCGGACTGAGTGGCAGACGCCGCGAAGCGGAATGCCGCATAACCAAGCGCGAAGATGAAGTGCTGGTGGCCTATGACCTGAAAATCTGCGCTTCGCCGCTTACTGTGCACGATGAGCATTTTGTACTGTTCGCCATCCACGATATCAGCGACGAAAAAAGACGCCGCGCACTGGAGCGGATTTTCTTCCATGACATACTGAATACGGCAGGCGGACTGCAGAACCTTGCGCAGATGATTCTTGAAGAGGTTCCGCTGGACCTGAAGGGTGAAAGTCTGCTTATGCATCGCTTTTCCAAAGAACTGGTAGACGAGATCATGGCTCAGCGTCTGCTTCTGGCCGCAGAATCGGATGAACTGAGTATCCGCCCCGCACGGTTGTGTCTGGCTGAACTGATGAATGATGTGCTGGAATCGGTACAGCAGATGGAAATGGCCCAAGGGGTGCATTTCGACGTGCAGGCACCGGCGGAAAGTCTGATGATAGAAAGCGATCAGACCTTGTTGCGCCGTGTCATGCTGAACATGCTGAAAAACGCCATGGAAGCCTCGCCGCAGGACGGTTGCGTGGCGGTGGGCTGCTGTCCGGCAGACGGCGGCGCAGAATTTTACACCAGAAACGACTGCGTCATACCAGAGGCACATCGGTGGCTTGTGTTCCAGCGTTCTTTTTCTACAAAGGGAACGGGGCGCGGGCTTGGCACATACAGCATGAAGCTGCTTACCAACAACTATCTCAAAGGTTCCGTAGGATTTGAAAGCCGCGAGGGTGAAGGCACCACATTCCGCCTGTGGCTTCCCGCGGTGCTGAGCTGA